AGTGCAAacatgtaaaaagaaaaaaaattgcgaTTTTGGCCCCtgaattattttacttttgaaatttTGGTCTTTAGCAATTGATTAGAGCAAACATAGTCCTTCAATTGTCTATATAGTGCCACACTTAGTCCCTGAAGTTATATATATGAGGTTATACTTGTCAATTACTTTCAATATAAAACTTCCTTATCTCTAAAGATGTTAACGAACCGAATATAAACGAAtagaggttgttcgtgttcgtttgttaagatttttagaGATGACTTCTAGTTTCTATCATATTTAAGACATCTCCAATCCAAAGAGAAACAAGAAGAGAAATGAGGAAAAAAGTATTGGGGGAGAGAGAAGAAAGTTGCTCCGGACAGATAGTTCTCTCCCGAGTAACTCTGATAGTACGCATGCCGTGTGATCAACACGCGCAGAAGGTGGGAACATCTATCCCCGACCCTctgttttataatttaaaaaaaaaaaaaaaagaaaccttGAAGCTGTTGTTTTGGGGGCTGTTTTGATATTTTAACCTCACAACGGTGcgaaggaccttgtggtctagtgacatcaaacctttccctttatacgggaggtggtgggttcgggcctcagtggaggcaatactgactcttgggcttcaataggttgagaaagtagttatgaacagatactgcattgtaatagagttagtagtattcaaaaaaaaaaaaaaaaagaaaccttGAAGCTGTTGTTTTGGGGGCTGTTTTGATATTTTAACCTCACAACGGTGcgaaggaccttgtggtctagtgacatcaaacctttccctttatacgggaggtggtgggttcgggcctcagtggaggcaatactgactcttgggcttcaataggttgagaaagtagttatgaacagatactgcattgtaatagagttagtagtattcaaaaaaaaaaaaaaaaagaaaccttGAAGCTGTTGTTTTGGGGGCTGTTTTGATATTTTAACCTCACAACGGTGcgaaggaccttgtggtctagtgacatcaaacctttccctttatacgggaggtggtgggttcgggcctcagtggaggcaatactgactcttgggcttcaataggttgagaaagtagttatgaacagatactgcattgtaatagagttagtagtattcaaaaaaaaaaaaaaaaagaaaccttGAAGCTGTTGTTTTGGGGGCTGTTTTGATATTTTAACCTCACAACGGTGcgaaggaccttgtggtctagtgacatcaaacctttccctttatacgggaggtggtgggttcgggcctcagtggaggcaatactgactcttgggcttcaataggttgagaaagtagttatgaacagatactgcattgtaatagagttagtagtattcaaaaaaaaaaaaaaaaacctctcaACAGTCATTTGACCATTgagatcatttttttttagttttcattctttcttttcaaaaattttttttttaaatatttttaattttcaagtttaatttgtttttaaaatttttgattaGTTTATGAAATTagattttataattcaaaaaatattttaattcgtttaaatttattttatttgaaatcgAAATTTGAACTTATaatgttaaaattattatttgtaaaaaaagaaaattgaataaaataatagatgatGTGTATGAACGTGGATGAGTATGTAGGGCCTTacaaaagggaaagaaaaaggGAAGATGATTAGAgagaaaataagaaatgaaattatattgtgaTGTGGATGAGATGAGCACACAAAATGGAgagataaagaaaaaaagattagagATGTTCTTATTACAATGCTTGCATTGCAATATGGCATTTCCCTAAGGCTATACATTAATAAAATTCTCTTTCACTTTCACTTTCTAAATGTCATATCATTAAGCCAAGAGCTTATGGTCTAGTCGCACctggttgcactcccatattaAGGGGAGTGTGTTTCAATTTCAATggagacgatattgactctttgtgctttagtaggctGAGAAAGTAGTATctgttatgaacaaatactgcattgtaacagagtcagtagtactaaaaaaaatgtcgtatcattaaattttcaattaatcaCTATTCACTCTCCATTCATGCACTTTTCTTTCCTCTTTCAAAAGTGGTCCATTTTCACACcaccttataaaaaaattatttttatcaataataataataataatacaaataataaaataaaaaaatacatttcttgTTGTTGCAATTCTAACACAAGAAGGCAAAAGTTGCCATGCTGATATGTTAGACTTGCAACacataatctttttaaaaaaaaaagaaaaaaaaagaaaaatcatgttGGATTTGCAATTAGTACAATTACGGTGAAGATCCCAACAAAATAAATGACAAGAGCTCGCACCCCACCTTGTCAATCCTTCCCAAGGTGGCAAGGTGAgcccaaaattattattatggagtattatttttttattggttATTGTTAAAAATGccaaataaatcattaaattatatgcaaaacaacaattaaactcataaattattaaaagtttTACTTAGACATTTTAACTTGataaattatttcaaaaaaaaaaaaacttgataaaTTGATACAATTACATAGATTAactagttataaaaaaaaaagtaactgaTTAAAATGTAGTGagattacatttttatttaaataaataaatttaaaaataaaaaaaaatatttttggacgAAGAAATTGTCTGATGactttttcatcaaaatctaaacgATGAAGCCAATAGATTTCTCTGTCCAAAAATCATTACCTtttatccttttcttttatattttatattttatatttagtttatttatttgtgcacATCAACATCAACTAAGGTAATCAAGGTCTAGTGAGTAGTGATGGTTTTGTGTATCTTCAAgagattattttttttctttgtaggGAAGGTAGAAAATAACTAATGAATTACACCTATGATAATATGGTAGTAAAACTCACTTTCtaaagtgaaagaaaaaaaataggaaTGTTAGTGGGGCAGGGCAAGGCGGGAAGTATACTCCCCATCCCCAACCTTGAGACCCCACCAAGGTCCCTGTCCCTGTTCTCATCCCAGCCGGggatataaaatattttctcatTTCCATCTTCGTGGGGAATTTTTGAggacagaaaattaaaattttcaatctcCGATCAAGctttaattaaactaatattttttttttgttcaaacaATAGTCAAACTAGTATAATTcacaatatttaaataaaaatttaaatattacatCTTTTAACCTTAGAATAGTTAAATATTCATCAAttctcaataaaaataaaaaattgaaatgccAAGTATAACATTCAAATACTTTTCATGCAAATAAGAACATAtactattacaaaaatataacaattgaataattaaatatttaaatacaatACAACATATCTAcaaccttaataataataataataataatattattattattattattattattattattattattatagttaaaAAATCGAGGATGGGACAGGATGAGAAGAGGTATCACCATCCCTGACAGGGAATTGAAAACATTCTCCATCTCCACCCCTGTTTCTAGAATTTTTCCATCCTCATCCGTGTTGGTGCGGGGATCAGAGATTCCTATCAGAGACGAGGAAAATTGACATCTCTGTAGAGAATATTGCAGAGATGTAAATAACTTTATAGCAAAATGTGTTTCAATTGAATGTCTGATAAATTGTTAGAATAATTTTACTTCCGGAATTCATATACTTGTATGACTTGAAAGAAAGAGCATTGATAAGTTGTTGTACAAAATGGTTTCACTATGAAAATATCCATGAAAGGTTGGGTTCATACATGTATTGTGTAAGAAAAACTGCACACtaacaatatatattacattaattaattaaggttttCTCCACATAAGTATATATCAACAAAAGAATTATGCAGTTGAGACCACAAAGAACCATGGTACAAGAACACCTCCACTCTCCCTCTGCTCtgcattttcttcttcctcttgttCTATTTACGCGAAGAAGCCGGTAACTGAAACTTTCTGGCCATGGAGCTTTTTTCTTGatctaaataaatacaaaacGAAACCCGTTTAGCAGTTGATGCCACACTGACCTGTGGCGGTGGCTTTTGCGGTGTCTGACGTGAAGGGGTCGATGCGCACCCACAGCAACGAGAAGATGGAAGCGAGGAGGATGGACCAGACGATGACGATGGTGGGCGTGCGGTTCTGCCTGCCCAGCAGACCTTTGAGGAAAGGGTACAAGTGGACGATGACCCAAATGGCGAAGAACAGCCTTCCGAACAGAGGACCCCACGACTGATACCCGCTGTTTATGGCGAACGAGACTCCCGCCACTATGCCTACCAGGTTCACTATAAGGACCGTGGTCGGAGGAATGAGGAGCGAAGTCCACTTGAAAACGTAGAGCTCCGAAAACTCCCCATCTTCGTCCGATGCCTTCGAGGTGACGGTGAAATTGGTGTCGATCCCAGCTAGCACTTTCAACAGCCCCTGGAACACCGCAAACAGATGGGCCGATGTGCCACCGATCACCCAGAACTGCTCGTTTCTCCACCAGTCCTCTATAGACACACCACTCCACCTAAGCTCCAGAATTCCAGTCGCGAAAATGGATACGAAGAGAAGAATGAACCACGCACTAGCGTAGTTGCTTATCTGCAGACAGAGAATATCgaaaaaggaaacaattaagATATTCTGTTAGATTCCAGTGACAAAACACTTTTAAGGAAACAATATATAGAACATGCCATATACCTCGGGAACAATAAACTTCCCCGTTAGAAGACAGATGGCGGGAAGAATGCAGTATGCAAGCAACGGGATTGAAGTGAGAGGATAGACGATGGTGTTAATGTATGCTATTCTCTCCAAGAGCTTCAGTTTTCCGTTGTACCCATACCATATAGGGCAATGACGACTGAGGAAAATTTCGATGGATCCCAAGGCCCATCGAAGCACTTGGTTTAAACGATCAGAAAGATTGATTGGAGCAGACCCCTTAAACGCTGGACAGGGAGGCATGCAATACACTGAAATCCATCCTCTCGCGTGCATCTTAAACCCAGTCAAGATATCTTCAGTGACAGAACCGTAGATCCATCCAATCTAATTAATTGCAGAAAACAAAGCCCAATCAATTTGCATTTCGAATCGGTACACAAGTCGAAAAGAAGCAAAAAGAATTTATGTTTTTAGTGCCAATTAATACCTCTTTGCCCCATTCAGTCTTGTCCTCGTAACCACAACTAATAACATGGATTGCTTCTTTCAAGAGGGTTGCAGGGTTAGTAGACGGTGGAACGCCTCCTTGTTCCATAAAGGTGGCAGCGATAAAAACCGGAGACTGACCAAACCGCTTCTCTAAGCTCTTTTGAGACATGAGAAGAGACTTCTCGTCGTCATACCCTGCAGATCAAAAGCAATGCTGTCAAATAAAACTGCCATTACGAAATCAATTGTTATCTCTAtctgcatcatcatcaacacTTAACATCCCCCGCCCCCGGCCCCTCCCCCGTTTGATGTACTAGAAAAAAGAAGCTTGTCAAACTACATTATTGCAAGGATAGTCGCACGTATCATAAATTCCTACCTTCAACACCCTCTTCAATGTCCTCCACATTGAAAATTGGAATAGTGGATTCGGTTCGTTTAGCTGCCCTCTTTTTATCAATGTATTTCTTGTTGCCATTCCTTCCCTTCTTCCGAGAGCCACAACAGCTCTTGACGACAATGTTTGGCTCCAAATCAGCCTCAGTTAAGACTGGATCATACCCGTACAAAGCTTGCCTGTTGAAACAACATCCTGTTCCCACATAGACAGGACCTTGAAGGCCGTCCAGCCCCTTCAAGTTGATCTGAGAAACAGAAATATGAAAGAATAAGCACCCACCAACCGAATAACGAACAAATAGTCAAGTTgccaacacaaaaaaaaaaaaaaaaaaaaaaaaaaaaaaaaaaaaaacagatccCTTTTGTAAAATTCTTAATAGCCACTCACATCAAAGAACACAATGTTGCGGTTGGCATATCTATCATGCAAGTCAATGCCATCAAATCTCTGGGGGAATTGAACATAGCATGTCTTCTTTCCATAAGCGGGATCCATCATGAAACACATAGCTTCTTTAAGTGCTTTACTGTTGTTGAAGTAGTGATCACAATCAACGTTCAAAAGATATGCTCCATTAGTAAGGACAGCAGACACTCGAATCTGCAGAAAGAATCGAAAAAACCTATTATTCAGCCCCCATAGCACTGCAAAATGCAATCATAGAAATATAAGAGTACCAAGCATGAGGTTTATCGCCTATCCATTTTGTCATATAGGCATATATTACAAGCATTAACAGGAAATGAtccatataatataaatatatgcaaGTCAAAACACAAAAATCACTAGATGGAATGTAGTTATTATCTGAATTATCTGTTGCCTACCAAAGCATTCATAGCTCCAGCCTTCTTGTGGTGTTGAAATCCCGGCCTCTTTTCACGGGAAACATAAACCAGAC
This region of Ipomoea triloba cultivar NCNSP0323 chromosome 15, ASM357664v1 genomic DNA includes:
- the LOC116006388 gene encoding cellulose synthase A catalytic subunit 1 [UDP-forming]-like isoform X2, which produces MEAGAGMVAGSHKRNELVRIRHDSDSAPKPLKDLNSQICQICGDAVGVTASGDAFVACNECAFASGDAFVACNECAFPVCRACYEYERKDGNQACPQCKTRYKRQKGSPRVDGDDEEDDFDDLDDEFNHAQGNSKARHQWQGEDVDLSSSSRHESQQPIPLLMNGQPISGEIPPSATPDTQSVRSMSGPLGPGDKHGHSIPYLDPRQPVPVRIVDPSKDLNTTYGLGNVDWKERVEGWKLKQEKTMVHVSNRYSDGKGGDSEVIGSNGEELQMADEARQPLSRVVPIPSSHLTPYRIVIILRLIILGFFMQYRLTHPVSDAYPLWLVSVICEVWFALSWLLDQFPKWSPINRETYLDRLALRYDREGEPSQLAPVDVFVSTVDPMKEPPLITANTVLSILSVDYPVDKVSCYVSDDGSAMLTFESLSETAEFARKWVPFCKKFNIEPRAPEFYFARKIDYLKDKIQPSFVKERRAMKREYEEFKVRINALVAKAQKMPEEGWTMQDGTSWPGNNSRDHPGMIQVFLGHSGGLDTDGNELPRLVYVSREKRPGFQHHKKAGAMNALIRVSAVLTNGAYLLNVDCDHYFNNSKALKEAMCFMMDPAYGKKTCYVQFPQRFDGIDLHDRYANRNIVFFDINLKGLDGLQGPVYVGTGCCFNRQALYGYDPVLTEADLEPNIVVKSCCGSRKKGRNGNKKYIDKKRAAKRTESTIPIFNVEDIEEGVEGYDDEKSLLMSQKSLEKRFGQSPVFIAATFMEQGGVPPSTNPATLLKEAIHVISCGYEDKTEWGKEIGWIYGSVTEDILTGFKMHARGWISVYCMPPCPAFKGSAPINLSDRLNQVLRWALGSIEIFLSRHCPIWYGYNGKLKLLERIAYINTIVYPLTSIPLLAYCILPAICLLTGKFIVPEISNYASAWFILLFVSIFATGILELRWSGVSIEDWWRNEQFWVIGGTSAHLFAVFQGLLKVLAGIDTNFTVTSKASDEDGEFSELYVFKWTSLLIPPTTVLIVNLVGIVAGVSFAINSGYQSWGPLFGRLFFAIWVIVHLYPFLKGLLGRQNRTPTIVIVWSILLASIFSLLWVRIDPFTSDTAKATATGQCGINC
- the LOC116006388 gene encoding cellulose synthase A catalytic subunit 1 [UDP-forming]-like isoform X3; protein product: MEAGAGMVAGSHKRNELVRIRHDSDSAPKPLKDLNSQICQICGDAVGVTASGDAFVACNECAFPVCRACYEYERKDGNQACPQCKTRYKRQKGSPRVDGDDEEDDFDDLDDEFNHAQGNSKARHQWQGEDVDLSSSSRHESQQPIPLLMNGQPISGEIPPSATPDTQSVRSMSGPLGPGDKHGHSIPYLDPRQPVPVRIVDPSKDLNTTYGLGNVDWKERVEGWKLKQEKTMVHVSNRYSDGKGGDSEVIGSNGEELQMADEARQPLSRVVPIPSSHLTPYRIVIILRLIILGFFMQYRLTHPVSDAYPLWLVSVICEVWFALSWLLDQFPKWSPINRETYLDRLALRYDREGEPSQLAPVDVFVSTVDPMKEPPLITANTVDPMKEPPLITANTVLSILSVDYPVDKVSCYVSDDGSAMLTFESLSETAEFARKWVPFCKKFNIEPRAPEFYFARKIDYLKDKIQPSFVKERRAMKREYEEFKVRINALVAKAQKMPEEGWTMQDGTSWPGNNSRDHPGMIQVFLGHSGGLDTDGNELPRLVYVSREKRPGFQHHKKAGAMNALIRVSAVLTNGAYLLNVDCDHYFNNSKALKEAMCFMMDPAYGKKTCYVQFPQRFDGIDLHDRYANRNIVFFDINLKGLDGLQGPVYVGTGCCFNRQALYGYDPVLTEADLEPNIVVKSCCGSRKKGRNGNKKYIDKKRAAKRTESTIPIFNVEDIEEGVEGYDDEKSLLMSQKSLEKRFGQSPVFIAATFMEQGGVPPSTNPATLLKEAIHVISCGYEDKTEWGKEIGWIYGSVTEDILTGFKMHARGWISVYCMPPCPAFKGSAPINLSDRLNQVLRWALGSIEIFLSRHCPIWYGYNGKLKLLERIAYINTIVYPLTSIPLLAYCILPAICLLTGKFIVPEISNYASAWFILLFVSIFATGILELRWSGVSIEDWWRNEQFWVIGGTSAHLFAVFQGLLKVLAGIDTNFTVTSKASDEDGEFSELYVFKWTSLLIPPTTVLIVNLVGIVAGVSFAINSGYQSWGPLFGRLFFAIWVIVHLYPFLKGLLGRQNRTPTIVIVWSILLASIFSLLWVRIDPFTSDTAKATATGQCGINC
- the LOC116006388 gene encoding cellulose synthase A catalytic subunit 1 [UDP-forming]-like isoform X1; the encoded protein is MEAGAGMVAGSHKRNELVRIRHDSDSAPKPLKDLNSQICQICGDAVGVTASGDAFVACNECAFASGDAFVACNECAFPVCRACYEYERKDGNQACPQCKTRYKRQKGSPRVDGDDEEDDFDDLDDEFNHAQGNSKARHQWQGEDVDLSSSSRHESQQPIPLLMNGQPISGEIPPSATPDTQSVRSMSGPLGPGDKHGHSIPYLDPRQPVPVRIVDPSKDLNTTYGLGNVDWKERVEGWKLKQEKTMVHVSNRYSDGKGGDSEVIGSNGEELQMADEARQPLSRVVPIPSSHLTPYRIVIILRLIILGFFMQYRLTHPVSDAYPLWLVSVICEVWFALSWLLDQFPKWSPINRETYLDRLALRYDREGEPSQLAPVDVFVSTVDPMKEPPLITANTVDPMKEPPLITANTVLSILSVDYPVDKVSCYVSDDGSAMLTFESLSETAEFARKWVPFCKKFNIEPRAPEFYFARKIDYLKDKIQPSFVKERRAMKREYEEFKVRINALVAKAQKMPEEGWTMQDGTSWPGNNSRDHPGMIQVFLGHSGGLDTDGNELPRLVYVSREKRPGFQHHKKAGAMNALIRVSAVLTNGAYLLNVDCDHYFNNSKALKEAMCFMMDPAYGKKTCYVQFPQRFDGIDLHDRYANRNIVFFDINLKGLDGLQGPVYVGTGCCFNRQALYGYDPVLTEADLEPNIVVKSCCGSRKKGRNGNKKYIDKKRAAKRTESTIPIFNVEDIEEGVEGYDDEKSLLMSQKSLEKRFGQSPVFIAATFMEQGGVPPSTNPATLLKEAIHVISCGYEDKTEWGKEIGWIYGSVTEDILTGFKMHARGWISVYCMPPCPAFKGSAPINLSDRLNQVLRWALGSIEIFLSRHCPIWYGYNGKLKLLERIAYINTIVYPLTSIPLLAYCILPAICLLTGKFIVPEISNYASAWFILLFVSIFATGILELRWSGVSIEDWWRNEQFWVIGGTSAHLFAVFQGLLKVLAGIDTNFTVTSKASDEDGEFSELYVFKWTSLLIPPTTVLIVNLVGIVAGVSFAINSGYQSWGPLFGRLFFAIWVIVHLYPFLKGLLGRQNRTPTIVIVWSILLASIFSLLWVRIDPFTSDTAKATATGQCGINC